From one Methanobrevibacter woesei genomic stretch:
- a CDS encoding helix-turn-helix transcriptional regulator, whose protein sequence is MKTNIKQLRQEKGLSQQELAKLVGVTRQTINALENARYNPSLLLAYNITKILGGEHIEDVFIISEDD, encoded by the coding sequence TTGAAAACCAATATTAAACAATTGCGTCAAGAAAAAGGATTAAGTCAACAAGAGCTTGCAAAATTGGTTGGTGTTACTAGACAAACTATAAATGCTCTTGAAAATGCAAGATATAATCCTTCTCTTCTTTTGGCATATAATATCACAAAAATATTGGGTGGAGAACACATAGAAGATGTTTTTATTATAAGTGAGGATGACTAA
- the purB gene encoding adenylosuccinate lyase yields MAIHPIEFRYGTPEMKNIWESENKLQRMLDVESALAQAEGELGIIPQEVADEIASKANTNYVKLERVNEIEAQTKHDIGALVKGLGEVCENDAGEYVHFGATSNDVVDSSNSLLIRDSIEVLKEKIIRLTKLLLKLAEENKAKVAIGRTHGQHALPTTYGMKFGIWADELHRQYDRLLHAEKNVCVAMMDGAVGTTAALGEDGWKIHKKVAEILGLPAATITNQVVQRDNHVEFIMVLANIASTLDKIGLEIRSLQRTEIMEVGEYFDPEKQMGSSTMPHKMNPITAERICGVARIIKSYVNAALDNNPLWHERDLTNSSCERIMFPESCILTDYILNLTIKLMSNLVFYDENIERNLNLTNGLIMAERLMAELTRKGMGKQTAYGIVRKNAIKANKEKLLLSDLILQDEEVSKFLTEADVEEIMDPHTYIGSSQIIIDELIEKSKEWFNE; encoded by the coding sequence ATGGCAATACATCCTATTGAATTTAGGTATGGTACTCCTGAAATGAAAAATATTTGGGAATCCGAAAATAAATTACAAAGAATGTTAGATGTAGAGTCTGCATTAGCTCAAGCTGAAGGAGAACTTGGGATTATCCCCCAAGAAGTTGCAGACGAAATTGCATCAAAAGCAAATACTAATTATGTAAAATTAGAAAGAGTAAATGAAATTGAAGCTCAAACAAAACATGATATTGGAGCTCTTGTTAAAGGGCTTGGTGAAGTTTGTGAAAATGATGCAGGAGAATATGTTCATTTTGGTGCAACTTCCAACGATGTTGTTGACAGTTCAAACTCATTACTTATTAGAGACTCAATTGAAGTCTTAAAAGAAAAAATAATAAGATTAACCAAATTATTACTTAAATTAGCTGAAGAAAATAAAGCAAAAGTAGCTATTGGACGTACACATGGCCAACATGCACTTCCAACAACTTACGGTATGAAATTTGGTATTTGGGCTGATGAACTCCACAGACAATATGACAGATTATTACATGCTGAGAAAAATGTTTGTGTAGCAATGATGGATGGTGCTGTTGGAACCACAGCTGCTCTTGGTGAAGATGGATGGAAAATACATAAAAAAGTAGCTGAAATTTTAGGTCTTCCAGCTGCAACCATCACAAATCAAGTTGTACAAAGAGACAATCATGTTGAATTTATCATGGTATTAGCAAATATCGCAAGTACATTAGATAAAATAGGTTTAGAAATCAGAAGTTTACAAAGAACTGAAATTATGGAAGTTGGAGAATACTTCGACCCAGAAAAACAAATGGGTAGTAGTACCATGCCACATAAAATGAATCCTATCACAGCAGAACGTATTTGTGGTGTTGCAAGAATTATCAAATCTTATGTAAATGCAGCATTAGATAACAATCCACTTTGGCATGAAAGAGATTTAACTAACTCTTCCTGTGAAAGAATAATGTTCCCTGAAAGCTGTATTTTAACTGATTATATTCTTAATTTAACCATTAAATTAATGAGCAATCTTGTATTCTATGATGAAAACATTGAAAGAAACCTTAATTTAACTAATGGTTTAATAATGGCTGAAAGATTAATGGCTGAACTTACAAGAAAAGGTATGGGAAAACAAACTGCATATGGAATTGTAAGAAAAAATGCTATTAAAGCAAATAAAGAAAAATTATTACTTTCAGATCTAATTCTTCAAGATGAGGAAGTTTCCAAATTCTTAACAGAAGCAGATGTAGAAGAAATTATGGATCCTCACACATACATTGGTTCATCACAAATCATCATAGATGAATTAATTGAAAAATCAAAAGAATGGTTC